In the Euphorbia lathyris chromosome 5, ddEupLath1.1, whole genome shotgun sequence genome, one interval contains:
- the LOC136231315 gene encoding protein DETOXIFICATION 29-like — protein sequence MEDSRQPLLSQGGEHQNGNHTPTVNTSNSFSTFVAGADDIPTINGPGDFVREFSKESKKLWFLAGPAIFTSICQYSLGAVTQTFAGQVSTLDLAAISVENSVIAGFSFGAMLGMGSALETLCGQAFGAGQIDMLGVYLQRSWVILGTTASFLCLLYVFATNILKAIGQTEAISSAAGLFALYMIPQLFAYALNFPMAKFLQAQSKIMVMAVIAGSALVLHVIFSWLFMLKLGWGMAGAAAVLNAAWWFIDICQFIYIISGTCGRAWNGFSLKAFQNLWGFVRLSLASAVMLCLEIWYFMALILFAGYLKNAEVSVAALSVCMNILGWTLMVAMGMNAAISVRISNELGAGHPRTAKLSLLVAVLSSFMIGVMLSIILILTRHIYPSLFSNDSQVKDLVDQLTPLLAACIIINNIQPVLSGMAIGAGWQAVVAYVNIACYYVFGIPLGLILGYKVDLGVKGIWLGMLSGTIVQTIALTYMIYQTNWNKEASIAEDRIRKWGGGDTNSKDDDDKETLS from the exons ATGGAGGATTCGAGGCAACCGCTTCTCTCTCAAGGAGGAGAACACCAAAACGGAAACCACACACCTACAGTAAACACTTCAAATTCCTTCTCCACCTTTGTTGCCGGCGCCGATGACATCCCCACCATCAACGGCCCCGGTGATTTCGTTCGAGAATTCTCCAAAGAGTCAAAGAAACTATGGTTCCTCGCTGGCCCAGCAATCTTCACATCAATCTGTCAATACTCCCTCGGCGCCGTCACTCAAACTTTCGCCGGCCAAGTCAGCACTCTAGATCTCGCCGCCATCTCTGTCGAGAACTCGGTCATCGCCGGCTTTTCGTTTGGTGCCATG CTCGGGATGGGAAGCGCGCTCGAAACGCTCTGCGGGCAAGCATTTGGCGCAGGGCAAATCGACATGTTAGGAGTTTATTTGCAGAGATCTTGGGTGATTCTCGGTACCACAGCTTCGTTTCTTTGTCTTCTCTATGTCTTTGCAACAAACATCTTGAAGGCAATCGGGCAAACTGAAGCTATATCATCGGCGGCGGGATTATTCGCTCTTTATATGATACCTCAGTTATTTGCATACGCTTTGAACTTTCCGATGGCGAAATTTTTGCAGGCGCAAAGCAAAATAATGGTAATGGCGGTAATTGCAGGATCGGCGCTTGTATTACATGTGATATTCAGCTGGCTGTTTATGCTGAAATTGGGGTGGGGAATGGCGGGTGCTGCGGCGGTGTTAAATGCAGCGTGGTGGTTCATTGATATATGTCAGTTCATTTACATTATAAGTGGCACCTGTGGTAGAGCTTGGAATGGATTTTCATTGAAAGCTTTTCAAAATCTTTGGGGTTTCGTAAGGTTGTCTCTGGCTTCTGCTGTGATGCTCTG CTTAGAAATATGGTACTTTATGGCGTTAATACTTTTTGCTGGATATTTAAAGAATGCTGAAGTTTCAGTGGCTGCTTTGTCCGTATG CATGAACATTTTGGGGTGGACACTCATGGTGGCTATGGGAATGAATGCAGCTATAAg TGTAAGAATATCAAATGAACTGGGAGCGGGTCACCCAAGAACTGCAAAATTGTCATTATTAGTGGCAGTTTTGTCATCATTTATGATTGGGGTGATGCTTTCAATAATTCTGATCCTGACAAGACACATATATCCATCTCTGTTTTCAAATGATTCTCAAGTTAAAGATCTAGTCGATCAACTCACACCACTTCTTGCTGCTTGCATTATCATTAACAATATTCAACCTGTTCTTTCTG gtATGGCAATTGGTGCGGGATGGCAAGCAGTTGTAGCTTATGTGAATATAGCTTGTTACTATGTTTTTGGGATTCCTCTGGGCCTCATACTGGGTTACAAAGTTGATCTCGGTGTTAAG GGGATTTGGTTAGGAATGTTGTCGGGGACTATAGTGCAGACAATTGCTCTTACTTATATGATATATCAAACAAACTGGAATAAAGAG GCTTCGATTGCTGAAGATAGGATAAGAAAATGGGGAGGAGGCGACACCAATTCTAAAGACGACGACGACAAAGAAACCTTGTCGTAA